In Candidatus Cloacimonadota bacterium, the following proteins share a genomic window:
- a CDS encoding DUF1573 domain-containing protein — protein sequence MKKITVIVLFTCLLFSQLYSKPEISIKETTFDFGDILESNGKVHHKFFFTNIGDEPLKIKKVSSS from the coding sequence ATGAAAAAAATTACTGTTATAGTTTTGTTTACTTGTTTGTTATTCAGCCAGCTATATAGCAAACCTGAAATTTCCATTAAAGAAACAACATTTGATTTTGGTGATATATTAGAATCAAATGGCAAGGTTCATCATAAATTCTTTTTCACAAATATCGGTGATGAACCACTGAAGATTAAAAAAGTTTCTTCCT